In Mytilus edulis chromosome 8, xbMytEdul2.2, whole genome shotgun sequence, the genomic window CTTAAAGTTTTGagttttttgtaatataaaaccATGATTTCTATATTTTGTCTCCAGAACGCTTGATATTCATTTTTCTCTCATATTATACAGACAATTACTGATTTTCTCTACCAACAATGCTTTTGATCAAAAGTTTTTAGGAAATGTCATAACCTACCAGTACTGTCATCTGCCATATTGGGATAAAGTAACAGAAATTAGGAACAACTTTATTCCCCCAGTGATTATGTACTTTCGATTTTGAATTATCTTCTgtcagtttggtatttttgttatttaacttctTGACACCATTCTAATTAAAGTCATCTGGATGAGTTCACTATTTCTATAACAGTGGAAATGGTAGACGTAAATAACGAAGTAACTTGACTATATTGCTGTTATTATACATTTATGTTGGTGTAGCTAAATACCAGTAGATAATTAGTGACAAATAAGAATACAAAAAGCTGTGTTAATAGCTACATGTATGATATGTCTAAATAcctatatataacaaatataaataaaaacaatcagatctaaatgatataaattaaaataaaataatgtctttTGCTGTCCTGTTATACCATCTCCATACTTTTTGCCATCTCTTGTAGCTGCTTTGAGAGATTCTGCAAAACATGCAAAAAAAGTAATCAAAGATTGTGAATAGGCAGTCCACATTCTTAGCAATTAGTCTGATGCCCACAactagtaaaattttattttagaaatagtagatatttcaaaattatgtttgGATACATGATAGAATGTTGGAATCTTggtcttttgaaatataaatcatataaaatattgaaatgatcTAAATAtggttaataaacaaaatgtccAGTATATTGATCACAGATAAGACCTATTGTCATTATCAGCATGTTAAAAGGCTTGGCCTGTAATTGCCAATCTGTTCACATCATCATGGTAGCTTAACAAATGCTAAAAGGTCttcttaaacatgataaatgaaatttacaaatacaCCAGATAACATCTTTTGTGTAGATATATAGTCTAAGAGCATTTAGAATAAGAAATGACAAATTGTGAAtgtcaatttaatttaatttcaataaaatttatgaTTTGAAGAATCTGACAGACATTACCTGAAGGTGTTGAAAAAGATTTTAGTGCATACTGAAAAAGCAATGTCTTTGTGAAGGAAAAAGAAATACACATAAATACTGATATAGAATATTTATGCAATGTCTGACATATAAAAATCAGATATAGATCTTTATTTCAGATATTGGGGGATATTTCAAAAGTACAATACCTTAAACTGTGGAATGGTCATTTCAAAGGCATGTGATGTTAGGTTTCCTGAGGTATCTGCTACTTTTAAGGTCATAGCAACAAATGTTGAATTGAGATTCCTGCAGTCATCAGAGCTTACAGCAACACCTAATTTCCACTGCATATCTATAAGCTAAAATAAAACAACTGATTAATATAAGATTTTCTCATTTCACtaaagacatttttgttttttaagtcACAACCTGTTTTTGTCTCAAAGCTTCATTTATAAACATACACTgtggttgttgtctgtttatgtggttcataagtgtttctcgtttctcgtttcttgtattttttatagcttgctgtttggtgtgagcctacGCTCTGTGTAGAAGACCATACCTTTAcaaataatggtttacttttatgaattgtgacttggatggagagttgtctcattggcactcataccacatcttcctatatctgtataaGTCAATAAAGAAATGACAGTTTTAATATAAATagtcaaaaataaattgaacGTTTATCATGTTTTCAATTACCATTCTTTTTTCAATGCCAGCTTATGCTTTCCACACACACAATAATAATGTTATTAACAGTTAGTAACAGAGCTTAAATTATTAGTCTTGCTAGAAACCTGTGGTACTGGTGAAATGAGACATTCTTGTATGTTTGTTCAACTAGTTGtggtgacattttttttcaatttgataatttctttaatcacaaacAATCTATTTGTAAAaggtaaaatgaaaacaaatcatcCAAACTAAGGTCAATAAATTCAactagaaaaaaaatactttaaaaaaatacaatccATAAGATCTTAGAAAATATAACAGCACATAAATTACCTTCCCTACATCAAACATTGGAAAACTATGATCACTCCTCAATACATCTCCCTATAAAATGTAGAGTAAAAAATGgtaattctcatattttatttttttcatttttagaaatacatgtaaaaaaaaatccattcttTTCATTTATATCAAAAATAGATGTGAAAcagcatttcattttttttatttgtatccttTTTACTTGTTTATCAGTGTAAACTATGGTTTTCTTGTTACTTTCCTAAAATAATCAAGTGGTTAAGATACAGCATGCACTATACTCCCAAATTTACAGCAAAAAGCTGCATTTAtgtgcacctgtcctaagtcaggaacctgatgttcagtagttgtcgtttgttgatgtggttcctaagtgtttcttgtttcttgtttttgatatagattatacctttggttttcccgtttaaatggtttttcaTTAGTCATTTTTGGCGATGATTATAGtctgctgttcagtgtgagccaaggctcatgttgaagaccatactttgacctataattgttttgttttatttttaaaaattgtgacacaaatggagagttgtcacattggcactcataccacatcttcttatatctttttcaTTTGTTGGAATGGACAATACCCCTTCACCAATAAAGTCCAATAACTCCGGAAAGTCATCAATTGAAAAAGTCATCTCTTTTCACTTATTCAATTTTCTGAGAGGAGATAACCTTTCAGACCTATTCTTATTGCCTTTTTCTGTTTTCAATCTGAAATTCTAACAATATATCGACAATTCAATACTGTTAAAATTAAGAATAATTATTTGCAGATATTGATAATCTCTGAACAATTAATTGCAGACATGTTTTTTTAAGAAGACAAACAAGTTGCATTTATCCTTTAACAGTCTTTTTCTATTCAATAGTAAGTCATAACTGAGTTATGGTTGgcttatatactgtaaattcagaaaatactgtgtgcatttattatggtaattttagactaaaatgcacttttaatttttgcaatattaagaaaaatcctgtttgattcatgtaaaaaattataaaatgtgagttttaattattgtgattataaccctgtcgcatttttcactataataaaaacatcgcaataatttctgaatttacagtattctatCATACAGATTATTGTCCTTACATATTCTTTCCAGTTATAAGCTATATTCTCTGATGTTTCTTCTGTAAATTTTAAACTTGACAGAAGTTGCTTCTTCAAGCTGTCATGATGAACTTTCAGTTTACCTGCAGATCTGAAAATAATAACagtaataaatgaaaatattaatgtGAATGAATTGAAGTGTATTTCTGAATGATACAGTAACTAAAAGATATCAAAACCTAAGTTTCATTTTACAGTCTGCACAAATAATTCTACTTGCAAGAACTTCTGAGTATGCCTTCTTATCTTGGAAAATCCATTCAGGaccaattaaggtggtacctaacactacagggagataactctttagaATCAGCAAAATGTTTTAATGACATTGTGTTCTCATGGGAATATTAAGCtcctcaatgatcaaaataagtgtttgtcaatctgctatataaccagtgttttttttctgattaaacggttggttcaaattttttgaactttttatatttttgtcaaagggtcaaagtaaatactttgtcaaaattttaagaaaattaaacgagccaaattaattttagttaaggtgttaggtaccactttAAAACATTTAAGATAGTCAATTTCATGTCTTTGAATTGTGTGTTACAATCTTTGTTGGCGAACCAAAATCTGCCTCTGAAAGAATGATTTCTAATggaaaaaatatttgcaaaagcCCTCTTTAATATCTTAATTGATTTCTTTAAATTGTAACTAGGCAGATTAATCATATAAGCTTAATATAATTAGAGCTGTATGGTCCTACTgtgtgaaataaacaaaataatgataaaattgaaatcaGTCACCAAATTATAGATATATCTTACACTTTAATTTATCTCTCAACTTTGTATAATTTCTGTTGTCAAGGTTGCAGATTTGGTcatatctaaaaatagattttaCCTGGATCTTTTCATATTCACACACATGCATCTCGTCCAAAATCTGTTATTAactttcaaacatattttgtagAGAATGACGATCCTACCTATCATATTAAATTAATTGTTAATTTGATCTTGTACTGAAtacacatgaaatatttgccaatggacaGTCTGCATCATTTGCCACTAGtctgatgccccagactagtaaaatatCATTCAGACTATTTAGTAAGTATTCACAAAACTTTGTTCAGACACAGAAgaaaaatgtctgaaaattggtctGCAAATTATGATTCAAAATGATTTTGCTGCAGACTGCTTGACGTGGAGAAAACAACAAACAGCAATGTATCAAtggtattttaaaacaatttgcataCCTGTATATATATTTGAGTATGTGTAGGATACTTTGAAGATCTTTATCTTCAATATGAATGTTGTTCTCGTCAAATCTCTGAAAGAAAAAACATATTTGGTCATCATGGTCATAGGGAGTTATTGATATTTAACAGAtgaagtagttatcaaaggtaccaggattataatttagtacgccagacacgcgtttcgtctatataagactcatcagtgacgctcatatcaaaatatttataaagccaaacaagtacaaagttgaagagcattgaggatccaaaattccaaaaatttgtgccaaatacgactaaggtaatctatgcctgggataagagaatccttagcttttcgaaaaattcaaacttttgtaaacgggaaatttataaaaatgaccacattattgatattcatatcaacacccaAAGTATCAGACAAAGGATAGTTGGATGGTTATAAGATActgtgttatgaatttttcaaaaactaagtattatcctaggcatagattaccatagctgtatttgcacaactttttaaaactttgggTCCTCacagctcttcaactttgtacttgtttggctttataactattttgatctgagcgtcaacgatgagtcttatgttgacgaaacgcacgtctagtacattaaattataattctggtgcctttgataactattattagtGTCAGTGTAACAGAaaaacatatgaacaaactattaaaatcagtttcatttttttgtttgaatttgtaaTTTCAGGGCTTTTTGTAgctaactatgcagtatgggttttcctcattattgaaggctgtacttaTAAAtcatttggtatcttttgtctcatCAGCAATACattaattataccacatctttttatttctataaatctACTTTGAAGCTTTATTGAAATTTCTATTTAGATGTATTTAATCGCAAAACCTTAACTCTGTTCTGTTGGATATTTAATAATCTAAAGGCAGATTGATACATACTTAAAGTCCACAAAGACCATATTCCtaaaactttgttttaaatttccTAAAAAATTGCTGAAAGTACTtatatttgtatatcattttatgataTGTGGTGCAAAAGTTCTTAGGTAATGGATTTTTCTATTCATGAAGAAATTTGTTAGCATAATGAATTAGCATCATTTTCCAAATAGATATATGCCACATATAACAGTATATTCAGTAcagaacttttaagtttttaatATGAATGGAGGAATAAATTATTTTCCTGTCATGCATAAATTCATGAGTCTTGACCAATATTTTCCCTTAACTAgacttttaaagaaaaaacaaatgctTCTTAATGCagatttatttactttttttcattgaGTAAACAGGAATAGTAAATAGAAAATACATTGTTTCTTTAACacacaatatatacatatatataccacATCAGAGAGTATACAGATAAATAAAGTGGAGCCTTGAAATCTAGCAGTTGCTATTCATCTAACCTTTTTAGGTTCATACAAAATGACTTACTTCTTTCAGTGTTTCAACATCAATGGCTGAAATTTTAAACTGTAGGAAAAACAAAACATCATGGCACtgaaaaataaaagtgaaaagTTACTTCTGATGATAAGCATGGTTTTTAGCAACCTTGACTACATTTGTACCCATTAGGGTCTCCTACAGTCAGTCTGTTATTTCTAATAGTCAGGGGTAATACTTATTATTTTCCTGTCATGCATAAATTCATGAGTCTTAACCAATATTTTTCCCTTAACTAgacttttaaagataaaaaacaaatgctgtgatttttatttactggtaaagttatacttttttttatgtagagttatttcccttagacAGTCagattatttcataaataaaataaatgtcttattttcttcttttcTCGACTTCAATAGATCTGTCAGTAAAGGTTGTCTCTCCCATCCATAAAAATATCACTTTATGATCAATGAAAATCTTATGTATCAGAGTTCGCGAAATCTTTTTTTTCCCTAGTGGTCCTTCAAAAAAATCTACTGGTCCTCGCTACTAactctattgaaaaatactaaaattgtgtcagtcctatgcaaaattttggtggtaaaatcctgCAGACTGACACTTTTCTAAAACTCTGATGTATTTATCATCATTCAAATATTGctcatttaccatgtttacaaggGGCAATTTTTGAAGGACTTGTCTGGTGGGTTAACATCTGTGTGCAGTTAAGATTTCTTTGtctaatatttgaaataaaaggtTGGGAAATTATCTCTGTATCGTGTTTATTATGGTCAGCTTTCAACATAAGTATTGTATCATGCGTTTAAACTTTTCGTCAATGGATGAAATTTCTGTTCAGAATCAATATTTTCTACGCCAAATACTTACAATATCTGAGAAAACTTCACTTGGTAGTTTGTTTAATATATCAATTGTGTGATCACaacctaaaatataaaaattaccatttttattCATAGACATTGTACATGTTATTAAGATAAAAGTCAgaaatttaatttcaaacatttgattTGGAGATGTGAAAATTAAGAGACAAATTTCATTAAACAAATTCATGAAATTGTATTTCTTAAGCATTCAATTTCATTTATATCGTGTTTACATTACAAAATAGTTTAATCTTTAATGCTTAATAATATATCCTGATCATCATatgatcattattttttttgcaacTGTCAATGACTGTGATAAAggatactagtatataaaatcaAATCTTATTGTTAAGTCTATTAAAGTGGGATTATTGATTgttctaaataaaaataatgtgctTGTAGATGCATGACATGTATTAAACTTCTGGTAACATacctaaaattgatttttttttatacttcaaaaAAGAATTTAAGGAGAGGTAACCCCACCACCCCCACCCCCAAATAAAAGAGGTACATATATAGCTCATAGACTTTGTAAATGATCTACTCTTATTTTTGACTAGGTGGGGGATACTccctttttcaaaatcctggatctgcaACTGGTGTGACACCCCCTGAAACCTTTCAAGACCCTCCCCTGTTGTAAAACcaggcagatccagaaatttccatTCAGGGGGGGGGCTGACTGCCTAatagggggcctgctccagtcaatCTTCAGCAATAAACTATGCAtgataatatataattaatataaaccaaatgtttcccacaaaagggggaggggtcttGGCAACATTGACCCCCTCTTAGTCCGCCTCTGTCAAGTGTACTAAAACTAGCATGTAATATTATTAAGGTATAGACATAATGGGCGTTGAACTACTGTGTCTATATACTGTCCCACTGATAACAGTACAATTTAGACAGTAGACATCTGTACATAACCAGTCCTGACCTATGGACACCATGTGATAAATACAGGACTATCTTGTGACAATATTTGATTACTGATTAAGATAGTTATACGATTTTGTAACACTAATTGtgacaaaaaattaaagataacaaAATTGTGATCAGAACCTTGTGGTAATTTCTCAAGAACTTCCGCCATAACCGGATTTTAAATCATAAATAGAGCATTTATGACTTGCGAATAAATAACTGTCGAAATGGATAGAATTCTGGATAAATATTGGATACTAATTTGCTGTGTTATAGCATTTTTAGCAGGAACTTCTCTTGCAGGTCCTTGGCCAGCTCCATACAAGTAAGTTAATTCTAAAACTGTATTGTACTCGGATATGGCCAAGTAAAATATACGGATAAGATAATTTGATCATCATGATGTGTGTTTAAAAATCGTAACTGACAAAATATTGATCTATTCATTCACATACACGTTTGGAATGATTAAAGTTTAATTCTTGTTTGAAATTATAGAGATCATGCTCATAATAATGAACAGCCACTTTGAATTATAATAGGCACTTTTCTCGAAAATAATGCCATATGTACCTCAGTTATACTAGAGGGGATTCCTCCCACGAAAGCTCCAATACGACCGGTCAGAAATTTTGACTGACTGGCTGGCAAttttattcacaattttatacaaaatataatcaattttaCAAAGAACTATATAAGAGCCATATTGCACATGAATCCCCTTGCAGAGAAACAAAACTATAAACATTACTAGTTTATCTTTTTCCAATATTTTGTAGCATCAATCATTTATCATGTttgtatgaaaaatttatataaactaGTAAATATTGCTTATACTTCATAATTATCTAACTAAGTttgtataattgaaaaaaatcagaTAAACTAGTAATGTTTATAGTTAAAGatattgtaaaatttataaatttttgacaGGTAGGTAAAAAAAGATGTCTCAAGTCCGAATAGTAAAACTGTTAACATTGTTAAAGAGGGACTAAAGAGGcaattgataattaaaaaaatatgtaaaacattgaAAGATATATGAAAGGAGACTATGCCATATCATttcagggttgagttcaatatcatAGCAGCTACGTATAGTGTTACGtcgattttgactattgaacgtgtagctatagactagttgctaCATAAGTATTGATAGCAGCTATGTAGCCGCTTCGTAGCTGCTACGATGTTGACCTCAACTCAGGATAAACGAACGGCTCAATCGTGTAACCATCGCAATTGACTTGTTAGTACCTATTGTTCAATTCAATATGTTATATAATTCTAGGCGCTATACTGTAAGACCTCAGTCGAACCCATTCTGTAATGCAGGTGTCATTTCGTTCTGCCCGACGGGCGAGCCAGATAATATCATGCCCGAATTCAATCCCGCCGATGCCATAGAAATATATGCTCTGAAGAAACCTGTCTGGCAATTTAAATTTGGTGATGTTCTTGGAAAACTAGTAAGttgatttacatgatttattacatttttttgtattatactATATATGTTCTTTCTATTATATCTACCTAAAATTCAGAATCAAATATGGCTAATCTAGATTGGAGTTTCTTGAAGgattcttattatatattttaagttCAAGTCATAATATTTACTTTGAGTCTACTATGCTGAAAAtgtatatcaattattaataacGACTCGAACGTTGAAGTCTTATTAGACAGTCCTTCATGGCTCGTTTGTTAAACAAAAAGCTGTaactttgaaatacaaaaaactaaaaattaaacacaaacaaacaaaa contains:
- the LOC139485771 gene encoding COMM domain-containing protein 6-like, with protein sequence MAEVLEKLPQGCDHTIDILNKLPSEVFSDICHDVLFFLQFKISAIDVETLKERFDENNIHIEDKDLQSILHILKYIYRSAGKLKVHHDSLKKQLLSSLKFTEETSENIAYNWKEYGDVLRSDHSFPMFDVGKLIDMQWKLGVAVSSDDCRNLNSTFVAMTLKVADTSGNLTSHAFEMTIPQFKNLSKQLQEMAKSMEMV